In Lysinibacillus sp. FSL M8-0337, the following proteins share a genomic window:
- a CDS encoding TIGR02677 family protein — translation MKYQLDTVNLLKYATTENAYRYRPIIRFLYEQYEKFKYFSKTEEILKFLRENNVVEDSYKESDLYDDLKKLEVWDCVVSRQDKELVYFTIEEFKNKRLKFQITQPVYEIESTLKKLDDLEDELTGALESREFERILKDVNQLAEVKLKETDNVILYEKWNTLLKRLENLKRNSINYLSHLKSERAEQLFKTEEFLLYKEKFVDYLTKFILTMNRNKHKIAKSISNIDQEFVNQYIDRLVDYFASIPTLDGKEFDRERSERTQTERWLELKNWFVKSNDNDCDVEILLKETEISIQTISRYALRLSEIKGNNQNRKKDYQTLASMFYACENLIEAHKLSAACFGVANTKHIYGEEKLTDTHNEEVWEQNQSTFTTTPRNKEFQRTKRIKSYVKASVEEKQKQIEEYIKNREKQREIIESLIVNNKIVLKNLGVVDSFVRKSILTWIARGVQTKTNTGKTDFGETFRFYVASNEKVKLQCNDGVMEMPDIVFEFAKESTIGR, via the coding sequence TTGAAGTATCAATTAGATACCGTTAATTTATTAAAATATGCCACAACTGAAAATGCATACAGATATAGACCCATCATTCGGTTTTTATATGAACAATACGAAAAATTCAAATATTTTAGTAAAACTGAAGAAATATTAAAGTTTTTACGGGAAAATAATGTAGTAGAAGATTCGTATAAAGAGAGCGATTTATATGATGACCTAAAAAAACTAGAAGTGTGGGATTGTGTCGTTTCTCGTCAGGATAAGGAGTTAGTCTACTTCACCATCGAAGAATTTAAAAATAAACGATTAAAGTTTCAAATCACTCAACCTGTATATGAAATTGAAAGTACCTTAAAGAAGCTGGACGACTTAGAGGATGAATTAACAGGTGCTCTTGAAAGCAGAGAATTCGAACGAATATTAAAAGACGTAAATCAGCTAGCTGAAGTCAAACTGAAAGAAACAGATAATGTGATTCTATACGAAAAATGGAACACACTTCTGAAGCGTTTGGAAAACTTAAAGCGAAATTCAATCAATTATCTGTCCCATTTAAAAAGTGAAAGGGCGGAACAGCTTTTTAAAACGGAGGAATTCTTGCTTTATAAAGAGAAATTTGTGGATTATCTAACAAAGTTCATTTTAACAATGAACCGAAATAAGCATAAAATCGCAAAATCAATCAGTAACATTGATCAGGAATTCGTAAATCAATACATCGACCGGTTGGTAGATTATTTCGCTTCTATTCCAACTTTAGACGGGAAAGAATTTGATCGAGAAAGAAGTGAAAGGACCCAAACAGAAAGGTGGCTTGAGCTGAAAAATTGGTTTGTGAAAAGCAATGACAACGATTGCGATGTTGAGATTTTATTAAAGGAAACAGAAATTAGTATTCAAACTATTAGTCGTTACGCATTACGACTATCTGAAATAAAAGGAAATAACCAAAACAGAAAAAAAGATTACCAAACACTTGCTTCAATGTTCTATGCGTGCGAGAACTTGATAGAAGCCCACAAACTTTCTGCTGCGTGTTTTGGAGTAGCTAATACAAAGCATATTTATGGGGAGGAAAAGTTAACTGATACTCATAATGAAGAAGTCTGGGAACAGAACCAATCAACCTTTACTACGACACCTAGAAATAAAGAATTTCAAAGAACGAAAAGGATAAAATCCTATGTAAAAGCTTCAGTAGAGGAGAAGCAAAAACAAATAGAAGAATATATAAAGAATCGAGAAAAGCAGCGTGAAATCATTGAATCGTTAATCGTAAATAACAAAATTGTATTGAAGAATTTGGGAGTAGTTGATTCATTCGTGAGAAAATCCATCTTAACGTGGATTGCTCGCGGTGTTCAAACTAAAACTAATACGGGGAAAACGGATTTTGGTGAAACGTTCAGATTCTATGTAGCTAGTAACGAGAAAGTAAAACTTCAATGCAATGATGGTGTAATGGAAATGCCGGATATAGTATTTGAGTTTGCAAAGGAGAGTACCATTGGAAGATAA
- a CDS encoding PH domain-containing protein: MFKRLASSAFGLSNIGVFVADEDLENTLANNYILDHLEEIFYLIQTKTNEYCFTNRALIHMDGTHTENKRNVLNRYDYSSYVFDRISLETGTMDIDAEMVITLKPTAEFTAKEHKKHPPLKETLGKSEILFTIVIHKDNLDALKALYKTLVTIGQIQKRNISNLEAAEKTLNMAFNSFAAGINNDCSVSFAFKEVTNFADQWLLEKKQSYANEDFLEIFQENKTPNNRY, from the coding sequence ATGTTTAAACGTTTAGCTTCAAGTGCGTTCGGTTTATCAAATATCGGTGTATTTGTTGCGGATGAAGATTTAGAAAATACACTTGCTAATAACTATATATTAGATCATTTGGAAGAGATTTTTTATTTAATTCAGACTAAAACAAATGAATATTGTTTTACGAATCGTGCCTTGATTCATATGGATGGTACACATACTGAAAATAAACGAAATGTGTTAAATCGTTATGATTATAGTTCGTATGTATTCGACCGTATCTCTTTGGAAACAGGCACAATGGATATAGATGCGGAAATGGTGATAACTTTAAAGCCAACTGCTGAATTTACAGCGAAAGAGCATAAAAAACATCCTCCGTTAAAAGAAACTCTAGGAAAGTCTGAAATACTATTTACGATTGTTATTCATAAAGACAATCTGGATGCTTTAAAAGCACTCTATAAGACATTGGTAACTATAGGTCAAATACAGAAAAGAAATATTTCGAATTTAGAAGCGGCTGAAAAGACCCTTAACATGGCATTTAACTCTTTTGCGGCTGGGATAAATAATGATTGTTCAGTGTCATTCGCGTTCAAAGAAGTCACGAATTTTGCAGATCAATGGCTGTTGGAGAAAAAGCAATCATATGCAAATGAGGATTTTTTAGAGATTTTTCAAGAAAATAAGACTCCTAATAATCGATATTAG
- a CDS encoding polymorphic toxin type 44 domain-containing protein has product MKKIFLTIVSILFVALLGNSNVSAKEVLTEPEVYDFPELQKYVVERFNDLLKLDGEGKLYITDISSLILNENTKQQYLEDLKDINRGVELGVLDFNSELIPVQSNRHLEMIDNSIEQGFLINTFADPDQPPTYGLGAVASNNAQMMKDTYRSYIKSGMDPNSAFIAVGIYFTNKVKSGGEWDLKKGLGLTKTYRAIVGTKSYLITGEDLGNIHYGYVGSTTFGPTVLKTAAGLAQITDGTAKKEWWATYFDDPRDQIAIQRGIDWYNTGTLK; this is encoded by the coding sequence TTGAAGAAAATTTTTTTAACAATTGTAAGTATTTTATTTGTAGCACTATTAGGTAACTCTAATGTTTCTGCAAAAGAAGTACTAACGGAACCAGAAGTATATGACTTTCCAGAATTACAAAAGTATGTAGTAGAAAGATTCAATGATTTACTGAAGTTAGATGGTGAAGGAAAACTATACATTACTGATATAAGCTCTTTAATATTGAATGAAAATACCAAGCAACAATATCTAGAGGACCTTAAAGATATTAATAGAGGTGTTGAACTAGGTGTACTTGACTTTAATTCCGAACTAATTCCTGTACAGTCAAACAGACATTTAGAAATGATAGATAATAGTATTGAACAAGGATTTCTTATTAATACTTTTGCAGATCCTGATCAGCCTCCAACTTATGGTCTTGGTGCCGTGGCATCAAACAATGCTCAAATGATGAAGGATACATACCGATCATATATTAAATCTGGTATGGATCCAAACTCTGCATTCATTGCAGTTGGTATTTATTTTACTAATAAGGTTAAAAGCGGTGGAGAATGGGATCTAAAAAAAGGGCTTGGTTTAACTAAAACTTATAGAGCTATTGTCGGTACCAAATCTTATCTTATTACTGGTGAAGATTTGGGGAATATCCATTATGGATATGTAGGTAGCACTACGTTCGGTCCAACTGTTTTAAAAACTGCGGCAGGCTTAGCACAAATAACGGATGGTACAGCTAAAAAGGAATGGTGGGCTACTTATTTTGACGATCCAAGAGATCAGATTGCTATTCAAAGAGGTATTGATTGGTATAATACAGGTACTTTAAAATAG
- the ssb gene encoding single-stranded DNA-binding protein, which translates to MNTWNGIGRLTKNVEFKYTPQGKAVANFTVAINRPFTNNQGDREADFILVQAWDKLAENLANFTRKGSLVGIVGRIQTRSYEGQDGKRVYVTEIVADSVKFLDPKPNSENGQNPQVNSPHYYGEGHNQNVANTQPNWGGQQQYGGQPQWNGQQQPLNNGEHVQWGNQQQQFNQSGQQTWGGQQQPFSNSGVNQNDLPF; encoded by the coding sequence ATGAATACTTGGAATGGAATTGGTCGTTTAACAAAAAACGTTGAATTTAAATATACACCACAAGGGAAAGCTGTAGCGAATTTCACGGTTGCTATCAATCGTCCATTTACAAATAATCAGGGAGATCGTGAAGCTGATTTTATTTTAGTTCAAGCTTGGGATAAATTAGCCGAAAACCTTGCTAATTTCACTCGTAAAGGTTCACTAGTTGGCATTGTAGGTAGAATACAAACTCGAAGTTACGAAGGACAAGATGGAAAGAGGGTTTATGTAACTGAAATCGTGGCAGATTCAGTAAAGTTCCTTGATCCAAAACCAAACAGTGAAAATGGTCAAAATCCACAAGTCAACAGCCCACATTATTATGGCGAAGGTCATAATCAGAACGTGGCGAATACGCAGCCAAACTGGGGAGGGCAACAGCAATACGGGGGCCAGCCACAGTGGAATGGACAGCAACAACCCTTGAATAATGGAGAACACGTACAATGGGGAAATCAGCAACAGCAATTTAATCAAAGCGGACAGCAAACGTGGGGAGGTCAACAACAACCATTTAGTAACAGTGGTGTTAATCAAAATGATCTTCCTTTCTAA
- a CDS encoding DUF5412 family protein has product MNKKKWLLFSTLLFILLVSTYGIYDFLDVDLDELPEGELLSEHPSPSGDYIARAFLIDQGGATVRTALRVEIDYGHKTKTIYWCYDENKVNLKWLGKNTIEINNHKLDIFKDTYNWKEDPDWENKRGEY; this is encoded by the coding sequence ATGAACAAAAAAAAATGGCTATTATTTTCAACTCTTCTATTTATCTTATTAGTATCTACTTATGGTATATATGATTTTCTTGATGTCGATTTAGACGAATTACCCGAAGGTGAATTATTATCAGAGCATCCTTCCCCAAGTGGAGATTACATTGCTAGGGCATTCTTAATAGACCAAGGGGGTGCTACAGTAAGAACAGCATTACGTGTGGAAATTGATTATGGACATAAAACAAAGACAATTTATTGGTGCTATGATGAAAATAAGGTTAATTTAAAATGGTTAGGAAAAAATACAATTGAAATAAATAATCATAAATTAGACATTTTCAAAGATACCTATAACTGGAAAGAAGATCCTGACTGGGAAAATAAAAGAGGAGAATATTAG
- a CDS encoding ERF family protein — translation MTAEFKVNSQLNIYQKLLQVRKTVPYLQKATQGHQYVYVGSSQVLGAVREQLDKVGLMLFPKVIDSNVIVTPVENNDKFGNRKVSLKLLTELKMEFMWVDVDSGEQIVVPFYAQGIDTEGEKGVGKALTYAEKYFLLKQFNIATDTDDPDSFQNKMDATVPNYISREQVDELMNYASQVASMRNVPIDSIIQSLQLGIKSFERLYATKYKAVRGMLLDWIKAAESKQEKSPKQSNDIGSTNFIIHDTFTLKQYETGFNNQNAPYGKICALTANQEEVVILVKDNAQLIETIKDIQWGSLLTIAFYQENGFYFLEHIIDVQNAQPQNQQQFSNGSAERYLINQIERGNSPSGIPYTKLFVTKLSNNEQMMVFTPDEQAVQQTNHLVDGQEVAMAIRKENGFNFFVSLGGAK, via the coding sequence ATGACAGCAGAATTTAAAGTAAATAGTCAGTTAAACATTTATCAAAAATTACTCCAAGTAAGAAAAACGGTTCCTTACCTACAAAAAGCAACTCAAGGTCATCAATATGTTTATGTAGGTAGCTCACAAGTTTTAGGGGCTGTTCGTGAACAATTAGATAAAGTTGGATTAATGTTATTCCCAAAAGTTATTGACTCGAACGTAATTGTTACGCCTGTAGAAAATAACGATAAGTTTGGAAATAGAAAAGTATCTTTAAAATTACTAACTGAATTGAAAATGGAGTTTATGTGGGTTGATGTAGATTCAGGTGAGCAGATCGTAGTGCCTTTCTATGCACAAGGCATCGATACAGAAGGAGAAAAAGGCGTCGGAAAAGCGCTAACGTATGCTGAGAAATATTTTCTTCTGAAACAATTTAACATTGCAACGGACACTGACGACCCGGATAGTTTCCAAAATAAAATGGATGCTACGGTTCCAAATTATATTTCACGGGAACAAGTGGATGAATTGATGAACTATGCATCACAAGTTGCATCAATGAGAAATGTGCCAATCGATAGTATTATTCAATCACTTCAATTAGGTATTAAATCTTTTGAACGGCTGTATGCAACTAAATACAAAGCTGTTCGTGGCATGTTACTTGATTGGATAAAAGCAGCAGAGAGTAAACAAGAGAAATCTCCTAAACAAAGTAATGATATTGGTTCTACTAACTTTATCATTCATGATACCTTCACTTTGAAACAGTATGAGACAGGGTTCAACAATCAAAATGCACCTTATGGGAAAATTTGTGCCTTAACTGCTAATCAAGAAGAGGTAGTGATTTTAGTAAAAGATAATGCTCAATTAATAGAAACAATTAAGGATATTCAATGGGGCAGCCTTTTAACAATTGCATTTTATCAAGAAAATGGCTTCTACTTCTTAGAACATATTATTGATGTGCAAAATGCGCAACCACAAAATCAACAACAATTTAGCAATGGCAGTGCAGAGCGATATTTAATCAATCAAATTGAGCGCGGGAACTCACCGTCTGGTATTCCCTATACGAAGCTGTTTGTTACGAAACTAAGTAACAATGAACAAATGATGGTTTTTACGCCAGATGAACAAGCTGTTCAGCAAACAAATCATCTAGTCGATGGTCAAGAAGTTGCAATGGCAATTCGAAAGGAAAATGGGTTCAACTTTTTTGTATCGTTAGGTGGTGCTAAATAA
- a CDS encoding PD-(D/E)XK nuclease family protein: MIFSYSRLYLFEQCPFRFFKKYVEGYEEPVTESLALGKAVHKTIEDKVNGIEHAEAVLNGYIECDFHPEVKIETISYLASNANVYPKMGETEVYFELVLDENNEGTKIRGYIDLVENGGKYITDWKTNHILYSVRDTFQLGLYAWVVHKMFHVKEVIGTVYFLRHKKASSYTFDLNDMENARQWALGLANAIHSKLEMYSMVPESKDEIFPACPSSNCRHCPFALECFQTFKVC; the protein is encoded by the coding sequence ATGATTTTTTCATACTCAAGGTTGTATTTGTTTGAGCAGTGTCCTTTCAGATTCTTTAAGAAATATGTGGAGGGGTATGAGGAACCAGTAACCGAGTCTTTAGCATTAGGGAAAGCTGTTCATAAGACGATTGAGGATAAAGTTAATGGAATAGAACATGCAGAAGCGGTTTTAAATGGCTATATAGAATGCGATTTCCATCCAGAAGTGAAAATTGAAACCATTTCTTATTTAGCTAGTAATGCTAACGTGTATCCCAAGATGGGCGAGACGGAGGTCTATTTTGAGTTGGTTCTCGATGAAAATAATGAGGGAACGAAGATTCGGGGTTACATTGATCTTGTAGAAAATGGAGGTAAATATATTACAGATTGGAAAACTAATCATATACTGTACAGTGTACGCGATACTTTTCAACTAGGGTTATATGCTTGGGTGGTTCATAAAATGTTCCATGTTAAAGAAGTAATTGGCACTGTATATTTTTTGCGTCATAAAAAGGCGAGTAGTTATACGTTTGATTTGAATGATATGGAAAATGCAAGGCAATGGGCTTTAGGGCTGGCAAACGCTATTCATTCAAAATTAGAAATGTATTCAATGGTTCCTGAAAGTAAAGATGAAATATTTCCAGCCTGTCCTTCAAGTAATTGTCGACATTGTCCTTTTGCATTAGAGTGTTTTCAAACATTCAAGGTTTGTTGA